Proteins encoded by one window of Cylindrospermum stagnale PCC 7417:
- a CDS encoding Uma2 family endonuclease gives MTVTTYKWTIERYHRAIEAGIFDDQPIELLRGDLIVMPPEREPHAYYNTETADYLRTLLGTWAKIRDAKPITLPNDSEPAPDVAIVKPLGEVYLEHHPYPEDIFWIIEFSNTTLSKDLGEKKDIYAEAGIAEYWVVNLKTPQLKVFRDLKNRQYTTELTLTTGTISPLAFPDILIQIQQLMGL, from the coding sequence ATGACCGTAACTACCTATAAATGGACAATTGAACGCTATCACCGGGCAATAGAAGCAGGCATCTTTGACGACCAGCCTATAGAACTATTGCGCGGAGACCTCATTGTTATGCCTCCAGAACGGGAACCTCACGCCTACTACAACACTGAAACTGCCGATTATCTCCGTACCCTCCTAGGTACATGGGCAAAAATCCGCGATGCCAAACCCATCACCCTACCCAACGACTCAGAACCCGCCCCCGATGTCGCCATTGTCAAACCTTTAGGTGAAGTTTACCTAGAACACCATCCTTACCCAGAAGACATCTTCTGGATTATCGAATTCTCCAACACTACCCTCAGCAAAGATTTAGGTGAGAAAAAAGATATCTACGCTGAAGCCGGCATTGCTGAATATTGGGTTGTCAACCTCAAAACTCCTCAGTTGAAAGTATTTCGAGACTTAAAAAATAGGCAATACACAACGGAACTCACACTAACCACAGGCACCATTTCCCCCCTAGCTTTTCCCGATATATTGATTCAAATTCAGCAGCTGATGGGTTTGTGA
- a CDS encoding alpha/beta hydrolase translates to MTNETPNTETQRFDREIPLIIIDKFRPLNVDDEVEIPGYIAISTATNNAEDDERESLLTNLNLSVDSPDTRDDERESLLTNLNLSVDSPDTRAENFAFQTENYLQEIAQRLSKVNINDPEIVIAVHGFNNNYNSVRAWYKDIHRYINADPTINRRDVIFIGYRWPSENFIDHLILSIVHAFEALPILPRNIFFAGLLISLLLLTILIIFYKKILIFAFGLTTIITSLILTLIILRLVVYFRDCYRAAYFGTPDLVELVRQLDRVIFQRNPNNKVKLSFLGHSLGCSVITNAIRILSDAFDPLSIGNLNPYRTEKRPTNKIGRIFQLERLILVAPDIPVESVIPRRSNFLRSAIRRVKEAHVFTNEGDLALRLASTAANYFSFPAKTRFSGYRLGNLTVKHFNNSEDKSGNFPQYGIINSFNSLPFKHLEIRSSNTEHRNLEETPFYPWVANNLNDVTNRLSYYDCTDYFDFSDLDLINVNVQRSIVSLAVSKPSLNLLDYGKLLFAYVRNTFNSKVGVDTHGGYFHGEFGKKLIYRLAFVGFRQLCTSLRPQTLHQVCQEKKIQVVLSHRD, encoded by the coding sequence ATGACAAATGAAACTCCAAATACCGAAACACAGAGATTCGATAGAGAAATTCCCCTCATTATCATCGACAAGTTTAGACCATTAAATGTGGACGATGAGGTTGAAATTCCTGGCTACATTGCTATCAGTACTGCAACAAACAATGCTGAAGATGACGAGCGTGAATCACTTTTAACAAATCTGAATTTGAGTGTAGATTCTCCTGACACAAGGGATGACGAGCGTGAATCACTTTTAACAAATCTGAATTTGAGTGTAGATTCTCCTGACACAAGGGCTGAAAATTTTGCTTTCCAGACAGAAAATTATCTTCAAGAGATTGCTCAAAGACTATCGAAGGTTAACATAAATGATCCTGAAATTGTCATTGCAGTACATGGATTTAATAATAATTATAATAGTGTACGAGCTTGGTATAAAGATATTCACCGTTATATTAATGCTGATCCTACTATTAATAGAAGGGATGTTATTTTTATTGGCTATCGGTGGCCTTCAGAGAACTTTATAGATCATCTAATACTTAGTATCGTTCATGCATTTGAAGCTTTACCTATTTTGCCAAGAAATATTTTTTTTGCTGGACTATTAATTAGTTTACTGTTGTTAACTATTTTAATAATTTTTTATAAAAAAATTCTAATTTTTGCCTTCGGATTAACTACTATTATAACCTCACTCATTCTTACCCTAATTATATTGAGGTTGGTAGTCTACTTCCGGGATTGTTATCGAGCTGCTTATTTTGGAACTCCTGACTTGGTAGAGCTAGTCAGGCAACTTGATCGTGTTATCTTCCAGCGTAACCCAAATAATAAAGTAAAATTAAGTTTTCTAGGGCATAGTCTGGGCTGCTCAGTAATAACTAACGCCATTCGCATTCTTTCCGATGCCTTTGACCCTCTATCAATCGGTAATCTCAACCCTTATCGAACTGAGAAACGACCAACCAATAAGATTGGGCGGATTTTCCAACTTGAAAGGCTTATTCTTGTTGCTCCCGACATTCCTGTAGAGTCAGTTATTCCTCGACGTTCAAACTTCTTGCGTTCAGCAATCCGACGTGTTAAAGAGGCCCACGTATTCACTAATGAAGGAGATCTTGCACTGAGACTAGCGTCTACTGCTGCGAACTACTTTAGTTTTCCAGCCAAGACTCGCTTTAGCGGCTATCGTCTCGGTAATCTGACAGTGAAACACTTCAACAACTCTGAAGACAAGTCAGGTAACTTTCCACAATATGGGATCATCAATTCATTCAATAGCCTTCCCTTCAAGCATCTTGAAATCCGCTCCTCAAACACCGAACATAGGAATTTAGAAGAGACGCCTTTCTATCCTTGGGTTGCCAACAATCTGAATGATGTAACTAACCGCCTTAGCTACTATGACTGCACTGACTATTTTGACTTTAGTGATCTAGATCTAATAAATGTAAATGTCCAAAGAAGTATTGTCAGCCTAGCAGTTAGTAAACCTTCTCTCAACTTGCTTGATTATGGCAAACTTCTCTTTGCTTACGTCCGAAATACCTTTAATTCTAAGGTTGGTGTGGATACTCATGGTGGTTATTTCCATGGGGAATTCGGTAAAAAACTAATTTATCGTCTTGCTTTTGTCGGATTTCGTCAACTATGCACATCACTACGGCCACAAACGCTTCATCAAGTATGTCAAGAGAAGAAAATTCAAGTTGTCCTCTCTCATCGGGATTGA